A region of Curvibacter sp. AEP1-3 DNA encodes the following proteins:
- a CDS encoding siderophore-interacting protein gives MNSQLAPLELHLPSNGPELHPQRVRYPLRFRLLDVVSVDRLTPFLTRVTLGGADLEGFVSSGFDDHVKLFFPDPETGVFNLPEVGPEGPVWGEGARPVMRDYTPRHFDAAGRTLAIDFALHTPGGPATRWAEQARVGQKIGVGGPKGSFIVPTAFDWHLLIGDDTALPAIARRLEELPPATKARVLLEVEGPEGQMELSSAADLKVQWVHRGSSAAGSQPLLAALREMTLLPGVFYSWVACESVQAKALREYLMVECRVNPRWIKASGYWRKGSAGAHDSFDR, from the coding sequence CTCCAATGGCCCTGAATTGCATCCACAGCGGGTTCGGTATCCCCTTCGATTCAGGCTGTTGGACGTTGTCTCAGTAGACCGGCTAACTCCTTTTTTGACCCGTGTGACCTTGGGGGGGGCTGATCTAGAAGGTTTCGTCAGCTCGGGCTTTGATGATCACGTGAAGTTGTTTTTTCCAGACCCGGAAACCGGTGTTTTCAACCTGCCGGAAGTGGGACCTGAGGGGCCAGTTTGGGGGGAAGGTGCCCGTCCCGTGATGCGGGACTACACACCTCGGCATTTCGATGCAGCAGGCCGGACGCTGGCAATTGATTTCGCACTTCACACTCCGGGTGGTCCTGCAACTCGGTGGGCCGAGCAAGCCCGGGTCGGCCAAAAAATTGGAGTGGGCGGTCCCAAAGGGTCGTTCATCGTACCTACAGCTTTTGATTGGCATTTGCTCATCGGTGACGATACGGCACTCCCTGCCATAGCAAGAAGACTGGAAGAGCTGCCCCCGGCTACCAAGGCCCGCGTCTTGCTCGAGGTGGAAGGTCCGGAGGGGCAGATGGAACTGTCGAGTGCGGCGGATCTTAAGGTTCAATGGGTCCATCGTGGCAGCAGCGCCGCAGGCAGCCAACCATTGCTGGCTGCCTTGCGGGAAATGACCTTGCTACCCGGTGTTTTCTACTCTTGGGTGGCATGTGAGTCGGTGCAGGCGAAGGCTCTGCGTGAGTACCTCATGGTTGAGTGCCGCGTCAATCCGCGATGGATCAAGGCCTCAGGCTACTGGCGCAAAGGCAGTGCGGGTGCCCATGATTCGTTTGATCGCTAA
- a CDS encoding aldehyde dehydrogenase, whose amino-acid sequence MTTPDSTSPWHARAASLVTDGRLFINGERVPAKDGQTFEKHSPLNGLGLGTVARGQKADIDAAVAAARAAFADRRWAGQSPKARKKVLQRWSELVLAARDELALLETLDMGKPISHSLAVDVPATANCIAWYGEAVDKLYDEIAPTADTALALITREAMGVIGAIVPWNYPLIMAAWKLGPALAAGNSVVLKPSEKSPYTALRLAELALEAGLPAGVFNVVTGYGHEAGEALALHMDVDAIGFTGSTRIGRRMLACSAESNLKRVYNELGGKSAFVVFNDAKDVAAAARAAAGSVFYNQGESCNAPTRLLVQQDVVPEFMATLQDEARKYLPGDPLQESTEMGALVDAGQMSTVLGYIHQGQAEGANIAFGGRRVRTETGGYFVEPTIFEGVRNDMKIAREEIFGPVLGVIPFANEAEALALANDSVYGLQASVWSSQIDRAHRVARGLKAGTVHVNQYDEDDITVPFGGYKQSGNGRDKSLHAFDKYTELKTTWLRIDA is encoded by the coding sequence ATGACTACACCCGATTCCACTTCCCCTTGGCATGCGCGTGCCGCTTCACTGGTCACCGATGGGCGGCTATTTATCAATGGCGAGCGTGTTCCCGCCAAGGACGGCCAAACCTTTGAGAAGCACTCGCCGTTGAACGGATTGGGTTTAGGTACCGTCGCCCGTGGACAAAAAGCTGACATTGATGCCGCAGTGGCGGCAGCCCGCGCGGCGTTTGCTGATCGGCGTTGGGCAGGGCAGTCGCCCAAGGCCCGCAAAAAGGTGCTCCAGCGTTGGTCGGAACTAGTGCTAGCTGCCCGCGATGAATTGGCATTGCTGGAGACCTTGGACATGGGCAAGCCTATCTCTCACAGCCTGGCGGTTGACGTGCCTGCCACGGCCAACTGCATCGCTTGGTACGGTGAGGCAGTCGACAAGCTGTACGACGAAATTGCACCCACTGCAGACACTGCCTTGGCACTCATCACCCGGGAGGCCATGGGTGTCATCGGTGCCATCGTCCCATGGAACTACCCGCTCATCATGGCCGCCTGGAAACTGGGCCCTGCTTTGGCTGCGGGAAACAGCGTGGTGCTCAAGCCCAGCGAAAAGTCCCCCTATACCGCCCTGCGATTGGCCGAATTGGCGCTGGAGGCAGGTTTGCCCGCAGGCGTCTTCAATGTGGTGACCGGTTATGGCCATGAGGCGGGCGAGGCCCTTGCGCTGCACATGGATGTGGATGCCATTGGTTTCACCGGCTCCACCCGCATCGGCCGGCGCATGTTGGCATGCTCCGCGGAATCCAACCTCAAGCGGGTGTACAACGAGCTGGGTGGCAAGTCCGCTTTTGTGGTGTTCAACGATGCCAAAGACGTAGCCGCTGCTGCCCGGGCTGCAGCAGGCTCTGTGTTCTACAACCAGGGCGAGTCTTGTAACGCGCCTACCCGCCTGTTGGTGCAACAGGATGTGGTGCCCGAGTTCATGGCGACCTTGCAGGACGAAGCCCGCAAATACCTGCCTGGTGACCCGCTACAGGAGTCCACGGAAATGGGTGCCTTGGTAGACGCGGGGCAAATGAGCACCGTGTTGGGTTACATCCATCAAGGTCAGGCTGAGGGTGCCAACATTGCTTTCGGCGGCCGGCGTGTGCGTACCGAGACCGGTGGCTATTTTGTGGAGCCCACGATCTTCGAGGGTGTGCGTAACGACATGAAGATTGCACGCGAAGAGATCTTCGGTCCGGTGCTTGGCGTGATTCCTTTTGCCAACGAGGCGGAGGCGCTGGCTTTGGCCAATGACAGTGTGTATGGCTTGCAGGCCAGTGTCTGGAGCAGCCAGATTGACCGCGCGCACCGGGTAGCCCGCGGCCTGAAGGCCGGCACTGTGCATGTGAACCAGTACGACGAAGACGACATCACGGTGCCATTCGGTGGCTACAAGCAGTCCGGTAACGGGCGTGACAAATCCTTGCACGCCTTTGACAAGTACACCGAGCTGAAGACCACCTGGCTCCGGATCGACGCCTGA
- a CDS encoding NAD(P)/FAD-dependent oxidoreductase: MSQSVQAAASAAHAPSYYAASGLPQPQRPPLLGNAEADVVVIGAGYTGLSSALHLAESGFKVVVLEAAKVGWGASGRNGGQLVHSYSRDMDVIEARYGSTTAQALGSMAFEGAKIIRERIVKYQIDCHFKPGGMFAAITAKQVKQLEHHKQLWERYGHQQLSLLDATESEAAIGTGRYRATLLDHSAGHMHPLRLAQGEAAAFESLGGVVHEGSPVLRIERGDPAVVHTAQGQVKARFVIVACNAYIGGLEPQLASRSMPCGTQVIATEPLGDRFPEILPSDYCVEDSNFLLDYFRLSGDRRLLYGGGVIYGARDPQHVESIIRPKLLKTFPQLKDVRIDYGWTGNFLLTLSRLPEVGRLSSNIYYSQGCSGHGVTFTHLIGRVLSEVIQGQANRFDAFANLPHYPFPGGRWFRVPLTALGAWYYDLRDKLQI, translated from the coding sequence ATGTCCCAGTCTGTCCAAGCGGCGGCGTCGGCCGCGCACGCCCCTTCTTATTACGCCGCCAGCGGGCTGCCCCAGCCTCAGCGCCCACCCTTGCTGGGGAATGCGGAAGCCGATGTGGTTGTCATCGGTGCCGGGTATACCGGCTTGTCATCCGCCTTGCATCTGGCCGAATCCGGTTTCAAGGTGGTGGTTCTGGAAGCGGCCAAAGTGGGTTGGGGCGCTTCGGGCCGCAATGGAGGGCAGCTGGTGCACAGCTACTCGCGTGACATGGATGTGATTGAGGCTCGCTATGGCAGCACCACCGCGCAAGCCCTGGGCAGCATGGCCTTCGAGGGTGCCAAAATCATTCGCGAGCGGATTGTTAAGTACCAGATTGACTGTCACTTCAAACCGGGTGGCATGTTTGCCGCCATCACTGCCAAGCAGGTCAAGCAGTTGGAGCACCACAAACAGCTCTGGGAGCGCTATGGTCACCAGCAGCTGAGCCTGTTGGATGCGACTGAAAGCGAAGCCGCCATCGGCACAGGGCGCTACCGCGCCACTTTGCTCGATCACAGTGCCGGACACATGCATCCACTGCGCTTGGCACAAGGCGAAGCTGCTGCATTCGAGTCACTGGGGGGTGTCGTGCACGAAGGATCGCCGGTGCTGCGCATTGAGCGCGGCGACCCTGCCGTGGTGCATACCGCACAAGGGCAAGTCAAAGCGCGTTTTGTGATCGTGGCCTGCAACGCCTACATTGGCGGGCTGGAGCCTCAGCTGGCCTCGCGGTCCATGCCCTGCGGTACCCAGGTGATCGCGACAGAGCCCTTGGGAGATCGCTTCCCTGAAATCCTGCCCAGCGACTACTGCGTGGAAGACAGTAACTTTCTGCTGGACTATTTCCGCCTCTCCGGTGACCGGCGCCTGCTGTATGGCGGTGGCGTGATTTACGGCGCCCGGGACCCGCAGCATGTGGAGTCCATCATCCGGCCCAAGCTGCTGAAAACATTTCCTCAATTGAAAGATGTTCGCATCGACTATGGCTGGACGGGCAACTTCCTGCTGACCCTGTCGCGTCTGCCGGAAGTGGGGCGCCTGAGTTCCAACATTTACTACTCACAAGGCTGCTCAGGGCACGGGGTTACCTTCACCCACTTGATCGGGCGGGTGCTCAGCGAGGTGATTCAAGGCCAAGCCAACCGCTTCGATGCCTTTGCCAATCTGCCGCATTACCCCTTCCCGGGCGGGCGCTGGTTCCGGGTGCCGCTCACCGCGCTAGGCGCCTGGTATTACGACCTCCGGGATAAACTGCAAATCTAG
- a CDS encoding YceI family protein, translating into MRKPGYLLGLLATFGLWACSSPPERVPGPQPVLAEATAARPSTPPTPPTLANLKSYRIAPAESRLRILVYRGGTMARLGHNHVISSADLQGQIWRGATAETSGFELEVPVNTLIVDDNAARAEEGEDFPLNVSEDAKAGTKANMLRPTLLDGEHFPKISIRATRITGSTANPDVVASMRIKDQTREIRLPVTLSETESALAIQGSFEIRQSDFGITPLSIAMGALTVQDTVKIKFRLIARAVPASP; encoded by the coding sequence ATGCGCAAGCCTGGCTACCTGTTGGGGCTGCTGGCCACCTTCGGACTCTGGGCATGCAGCTCACCGCCTGAGCGCGTGCCCGGCCCTCAGCCTGTCCTTGCGGAGGCAACGGCAGCAAGGCCCTCGACCCCACCCACGCCCCCAACACTTGCCAATCTGAAGAGCTATCGCATAGCGCCGGCTGAGTCCCGCTTGCGCATTCTCGTGTACCGGGGCGGCACCATGGCCCGACTGGGGCACAACCATGTCATCAGCTCTGCCGACCTACAGGGGCAGATATGGCGCGGAGCCACTGCAGAGACCTCCGGGTTTGAGCTTGAGGTCCCGGTCAACACCCTGATCGTCGATGACAACGCTGCACGGGCCGAAGAGGGAGAAGACTTTCCCCTCAACGTGAGCGAAGATGCCAAAGCGGGCACCAAAGCCAACATGCTGCGTCCCACCCTGCTGGATGGTGAGCATTTTCCAAAGATCAGTATCCGTGCCACCCGCATCACCGGAAGCACGGCCAACCCCGACGTCGTGGCGAGCATGCGCATCAAGGACCAGACACGCGAGATTCGGCTGCCCGTCACGCTGAGCGAGACAGAAAGCGCCTTGGCAATTCAGGGCAGTTTTGAGATCCGCCAATCGGATTTCGGCATCACCCCATTGAGCATCGCCATGGGAGCGCTGACGGTGCAAGACACTGTGAAAATCAAATTTCGGCTGATAGCCCGGGCCGTCCCCGCATCGCCCTGA
- a CDS encoding zinc-binding alcohol dehydrogenase family protein: MLTVVCETPGTLRAHDTPKPERAEGEVLLRVKRVGVCGTDLHIFTGNQPYLNYPRVMGHELSGIVEEAPEGGTLQAGDTVYVMPYLSCGTCIACRAGKTNCCTRIQVLGVHRDGAFTEYLSVPQQFVHKANGVSLDQAAMVEFLAIGAHAVRRAQVQKGQRILVVGAGPIGMAAMIFAKLRGAVVTALDSRQDRLNFCTSALGVSAGVTLGDSDEAELATLTNQEFFDVVFDATGNPKAMERGFKFVAHGGTYTLISVVASNITFSDPEFHKREMTLMGSRNATTEDFQTVLEAMRAGLIPTALNTHRMPLADVPEKFKDLLNPSAGVIKAIVEC, encoded by the coding sequence ATGTTGACCGTTGTTTGCGAAACCCCCGGCACCCTGCGTGCCCATGACACCCCCAAGCCAGAACGTGCGGAAGGCGAGGTACTGCTGCGCGTGAAACGCGTGGGCGTATGCGGCACCGACCTGCACATCTTCACCGGCAACCAGCCCTATCTGAACTACCCCCGCGTAATGGGGCATGAGCTCTCAGGGATTGTGGAGGAAGCGCCCGAGGGCGGCACGCTGCAAGCCGGCGACACCGTGTACGTGATGCCCTACCTGTCCTGCGGAACCTGCATTGCGTGCCGCGCAGGCAAGACCAACTGCTGCACCCGCATCCAGGTGCTGGGCGTACACCGCGACGGCGCGTTCACGGAGTACCTGAGCGTGCCGCAGCAATTTGTGCACAAGGCCAACGGTGTCTCGCTGGACCAGGCTGCCATGGTGGAGTTTCTGGCCATTGGCGCTCATGCGGTGCGCAGGGCCCAGGTCCAGAAAGGACAACGCATACTGGTCGTGGGCGCAGGCCCTATCGGCATGGCCGCCATGATTTTTGCCAAGTTACGCGGTGCTGTGGTGACAGCTCTCGACAGCCGGCAGGACCGGCTGAACTTCTGCACCAGCGCGTTGGGCGTCAGTGCCGGTGTCACCTTGGGCGATAGTGACGAGGCTGAACTGGCCACGCTCACCAACCAGGAGTTCTTTGACGTGGTGTTTGATGCCACTGGCAACCCCAAGGCCATGGAGCGCGGGTTTAAATTTGTGGCCCATGGTGGCACCTACACACTGATTTCCGTCGTAGCCTCCAACATTACCTTCTCCGACCCGGAGTTCCACAAACGGGAGATGACGCTGATGGGCAGTCGTAACGCCACCACCGAAGACTTCCAGACCGTGCTGGAAGCCATGCGCGCGGGTCTGATCCCGACCGCATTGAACACCCACCGCATGCCCCTGGCCGACGTTCCTGAAAAGTTCAAGGACCTGTTGAACCCTTCAGCAGGTGTCATCAAAGCCATCGTGGAGTGCTAA
- a CDS encoding sugar kinase: MGETMALLVAQEPGPLAGVQSFSKRIAGADTNVAIGLARLGFKVGWVSRLGADSFGSYVRKTVEAEGVDTSQVEIDLQRSTGFMLKSRSVDGSDPSIEYYRRGSAASQLSVGHLTTDYALRARHVHTTGITPALSPAARELVAHAMQILRAAGRSVSFDPNLRPSLWPDTATMRDTLNDLARHADWVLPGIDEGKLLTGQNAPADMAAWYLDRGAKAVVIKQGAQGAYFRTAAGEQGHVPGVPVPVVVDTVGAGDAFAVGIISAQLEGLSWQRALRRANWIASRALQVVGDMEGLPTRAELIAQNLE; encoded by the coding sequence ATGGGTGAAACGATGGCGCTGCTGGTCGCCCAAGAGCCCGGCCCGCTGGCCGGGGTGCAGAGTTTCAGCAAACGCATTGCGGGGGCCGACACCAATGTGGCCATCGGCCTGGCCCGTCTGGGTTTCAAAGTCGGTTGGGTCAGCCGCCTGGGGGCCGATTCGTTTGGCAGCTATGTGCGCAAGACCGTCGAGGCCGAAGGTGTGGACACGTCCCAGGTCGAGATTGACCTGCAACGCTCCACCGGTTTCATGCTCAAGTCGCGCAGCGTGGATGGCAGCGACCCATCCATCGAGTACTACCGGCGCGGCTCAGCGGCCAGCCAACTCAGCGTGGGGCACCTCACCACCGACTACGCCCTGCGCGCGCGGCATGTACACACCACCGGCATCACACCGGCCCTGTCACCGGCCGCCCGCGAGCTGGTGGCCCACGCCATGCAAATCCTGCGCGCCGCTGGGCGCAGCGTGTCGTTTGACCCCAACCTGCGCCCCAGCTTGTGGCCTGATACCGCCACCATGCGCGACACCCTCAACGACCTGGCCCGACATGCGGATTGGGTGCTGCCTGGAATCGACGAAGGCAAACTGCTGACCGGTCAAAACGCCCCGGCCGACATGGCGGCGTGGTACCTGGACCGGGGCGCCAAAGCGGTAGTGATCAAGCAGGGGGCGCAAGGCGCCTACTTCCGTACTGCTGCCGGCGAGCAAGGCCACGTGCCCGGCGTACCCGTGCCCGTGGTAGTCGACACCGTGGGTGCCGGTGATGCCTTTGCCGTGGGCATCATCAGCGCACAGCTGGAAGGCTTGAGCTGGCAACGCGCTTTGCGCCGCGCCAACTGGATTGCTTCACGCGCCCTGCAGGTAGTGGGGGACATGGAAGGCCTGCCCACCCGCGCTGAACTCATTGCACAGAATCTGGAATAA
- a CDS encoding mannitol dehydrogenase family protein, producing the protein MNRLNDTTLAALPASVARPAYDRRALKTGIVHLGIGAFMRAHMAAATEAAIAAGDLRWGITGVSLRQPDTRDALAPQDGLYTLAIRDAAPQGQPRQRLQVIGAVLRMLVAPENPQEVLDAIAAPDTRIVSLTVTEKGYCHDPATGTLRLDHPDIVHDLAHPKTPRSAVGMLVYGLQLRHTLGHGPLTLMSLDNLPANGRVLRAAVLRFAEEIDSKLSLWIERLCCFPCSMVDRIVPKTTDADRAAVSAALVCADAWPVLGEPFFDWAIEDEFAADRPDWTLGGARFVPDAEPFEKLKLRMVNGTHSSLAYLGAMAGWQTVDKAIAQPTLHTHIEALMRDEIEPTLPALPGLDVAAYRHNLLARYANPALAHRTHQIAMDGSQKLPQRLLGTLRDRLARELPVTRMALGLAAWMHFLRGVDEQGQTYRIDDPHAEALCTLYQQNLGKGVNTQSVDAMLAYAPVFGDLAGNATLTAALIPLLQSLQTVGVAATLEAVNRGELTA; encoded by the coding sequence ATGAACCGATTGAATGACACCACGCTCGCAGCCCTGCCAGCCTCCGTGGCCCGCCCGGCCTACGACCGCCGGGCGCTGAAAACCGGCATCGTACATCTGGGCATTGGCGCTTTCATGCGCGCCCACATGGCGGCTGCCACGGAAGCCGCCATTGCCGCCGGTGACTTGCGTTGGGGCATTACCGGCGTGTCCCTGCGCCAGCCCGATACGCGCGATGCGCTTGCGCCACAGGACGGGCTTTACACACTGGCCATTCGCGACGCCGCCCCCCAGGGCCAGCCCCGCCAACGCCTGCAGGTGATTGGCGCGGTGCTGCGCATGCTGGTGGCCCCCGAGAACCCACAGGAGGTGCTGGATGCGATTGCCGCCCCCGACACGCGCATCGTGAGCCTGACGGTGACCGAAAAAGGCTATTGCCATGACCCGGCCACCGGTACCTTGCGGCTGGACCATCCGGATATCGTCCATGACCTAGCCCACCCGAAAACACCCCGCTCCGCCGTGGGCATGCTGGTCTATGGTTTGCAGCTACGCCACACACTGGGCCACGGCCCGTTGACGCTGATGTCACTGGACAACCTGCCGGCCAACGGGCGTGTGCTGCGTGCTGCCGTGCTGCGGTTTGCTGAAGAAATTGATAGCAAACTATCCTTATGGATAGAGCGCCTGTGCTGTTTTCCATGTTCCATGGTGGACCGCATCGTGCCCAAAACCACCGATGCCGATCGTGCCGCGGTGAGCGCTGCGCTGGTCTGCGCGGATGCCTGGCCCGTGCTGGGCGAGCCGTTTTTTGACTGGGCGATTGAAGACGAGTTTGCGGCAGACCGCCCGGACTGGACATTGGGCGGTGCGCGCTTTGTGCCCGATGCCGAGCCTTTTGAGAAGCTCAAGCTGCGCATGGTGAACGGCACCCACTCCAGCCTCGCCTACCTGGGCGCGATGGCTGGTTGGCAGACGGTGGACAAGGCGATTGCACAGCCCACTCTGCATACCCACATCGAAGCGCTGATGCGTGATGAGATTGAACCCACCCTGCCCGCTTTGCCCGGCTTGGATGTAGCTGCCTACCGCCACAATCTGTTGGCCCGCTATGCCAACCCTGCCCTGGCCCACCGCACCCACCAGATCGCCATGGACGGCTCGCAAAAGCTGCCCCAGCGCCTGCTGGGCACGCTGCGCGATCGCCTTGCACGTGAACTACCCGTAACACGCATGGCCCTAGGTCTAGCCGCCTGGATGCACTTCCTGCGCGGTGTGGACGAACAGGGTCAGACCTACCGCATTGACGACCCGCATGCGGAGGCACTCTGCACTCTCTACCAACAAAACCTCGGTAAGGGCGTGAACACGCAATCGGTAGACGCCATGCTGGCCTATGCGCCGGTGTTCGGAGACTTGGCTGGTAACGCCACGCTCACCGCCGCCTTGATTCCGCTGTTGCAATCGCTACAAACGGTCGGCGTCGCAGCCACCCTGGAAGCGGTCAATCGTGGGGAGCTCACAGCGTGA
- the manD gene encoding D-mannonate dehydratase ManD, translated as MKIISAKVIICAPSRNFVTLKIETDEGLTGIGDATLNGRELAVASYLTEHVIPCLIGRDPQQIEDIWQYLYKGAYWRRGPVTMSAIAGVDTALWDIKAKAANMPLYQLLGGKSRTGVMVYGHANGKDISQTVEEVLRYKEMGYKAIRAQSGVPGLEKVYGVGRGTMFYEPADADLPSEHDWSTEKYLRHTPELFDKVRAAVGPDIHLLHDVHHRLTPIEAGRLGKDLEPYRLFWMEDATPAENQEAFRLIRQHTTTPLAVGEIFNTIWDCKDLIENQLIDYIRTTVVHAGGITHLRRIADLAALYQVRTGSHGATDLSPVCMGAALNFDLWVPNFGIQEYMRHTDETDAVFPHAYSFKDGFMHPGEAPGHGVTIDEELAAKYPYKRAYLPVNRLQHDGTLTNW; from the coding sequence ATGAAAATCATTTCCGCCAAAGTCATCATTTGCGCACCGAGTCGCAACTTTGTCACCCTGAAAATCGAAACCGATGAGGGCCTGACCGGCATCGGCGATGCGACGCTCAACGGTCGCGAGCTGGCCGTAGCCAGCTACCTGACCGAGCACGTCATTCCCTGCCTGATAGGCCGCGACCCGCAGCAGATTGAAGACATATGGCAGTACCTCTACAAAGGTGCCTACTGGCGCCGCGGCCCGGTCACCATGAGCGCCATTGCCGGCGTGGACACCGCCCTGTGGGACATCAAAGCCAAGGCCGCCAACATGCCGCTGTACCAGTTGCTGGGCGGCAAGAGCCGCACCGGCGTCATGGTCTACGGCCACGCCAACGGCAAAGACATCAGTCAAACCGTGGAAGAAGTGCTGCGCTACAAGGAGATGGGCTACAAAGCCATTCGCGCCCAGAGCGGCGTGCCCGGCCTGGAGAAGGTGTATGGCGTGGGCCGCGGCACCATGTTCTACGAACCTGCCGATGCCGACCTGCCCAGCGAGCACGACTGGTCCACCGAGAAGTACCTGCGCCACACGCCCGAGCTGTTTGACAAGGTGCGCGCTGCCGTGGGCCCGGACATCCACCTGCTGCACGATGTGCACCACCGGCTCACTCCCATCGAAGCCGGCCGCTTGGGCAAGGACCTGGAGCCCTACCGCCTGTTCTGGATGGAAGACGCCACACCTGCCGAGAACCAGGAGGCCTTCCGCCTGATCCGCCAGCACACCACCACGCCGCTGGCCGTGGGCGAGATTTTCAACACCATCTGGGACTGCAAGGACCTGATCGAGAACCAGCTGATCGACTACATCCGCACCACGGTGGTCCATGCCGGCGGCATCACCCACCTGCGCCGCATTGCGGACTTGGCCGCGCTTTACCAGGTGCGCACCGGTTCACACGGCGCCACCGACCTCTCACCCGTCTGTATGGGCGCGGCGCTCAACTTTGACCTCTGGGTCCCCAACTTTGGCATCCAGGAATACATGCGCCACACCGACGAAACGGATGCCGTGTTCCCCCACGCCTACAGCTTCAAGGACGGTTTCATGCACCCCGGCGAAGCGCCCGGCCATGGCGTGACGATTGACGAAGAACTGGCGGCCAAGTACCCGTACAAACGCGCCTACCTTCCGGTCAACCGGCTGCAACACGACGGTACGCTGACCAACTGGTGA
- a CDS encoding UxaA family hydrolase: protein MNPVIRIHPADDVVIARQQLLGGTRIATEGITISGLIPPGHKVAVRAIAAGEPVRRYNQIIGTATQPIAAGQHVHTHNLAFSRFDRGHAVGGDVRPVAYVDTPATFEGIQRGDGRVATRNYIGVLTSVNCSATVARAIADHFRRDIHPEALAAFPNVDGIVALTHGAGCATDSEGEGLQVLRRTLAGYARHANFAAVIVVGLGCETNQIQGLLAQEGLREGAKLVTFSIQDTGGTAKSMARGIEVVNGLLPEANAVKREPVPASHLIVGLQCGGSDGYSGISANPGLGAAVDLLVRHGGTAVLSETPEIYGGEHLLLQRAVSQAVADKLEARLQWWTDYCARHHAEMDNNPSAGNKAGGLTTILEKSLGAIAKGGTTPMVDVYEYAQPITARGFVYMDTPGYDPVSATGQVAGGANLICFTTGRGSAYGCAPSPSLKLATNNALWAKQEEDMDINCGTVIDGSETVEQLGERIFQEMLAAASGRKTKSELHGYGQNEFVPWALGAVM, encoded by the coding sequence ATGAACCCGGTCATTCGCATCCACCCGGCGGACGATGTGGTGATCGCCCGGCAGCAGTTGCTGGGCGGCACCCGCATAGCCACGGAAGGCATCACCATCTCCGGCCTGATTCCGCCGGGCCACAAGGTGGCGGTGCGCGCCATTGCGGCGGGCGAGCCGGTGCGGCGCTACAACCAGATCATCGGCACCGCCACGCAGCCCATCGCTGCGGGCCAGCATGTGCACACCCACAACCTCGCATTCAGCCGCTTTGACCGCGGCCACGCCGTGGGAGGCGATGTGCGGCCCGTAGCCTATGTGGACACCCCGGCCACGTTTGAAGGCATCCAACGCGGTGATGGGCGGGTGGCAACGCGCAACTACATTGGCGTCTTGACCAGCGTTAACTGCTCGGCCACCGTGGCCCGCGCGATTGCCGACCACTTCCGCCGCGACATCCACCCCGAAGCTCTGGCGGCATTCCCGAATGTGGATGGCATCGTGGCCTTGACCCACGGCGCCGGCTGTGCGACCGACAGCGAGGGCGAAGGGCTGCAGGTGCTGCGTCGCACCCTGGCCGGCTACGCACGCCACGCCAACTTTGCAGCCGTGATCGTGGTGGGCCTGGGCTGCGAGACCAACCAGATCCAGGGTCTGCTGGCGCAAGAAGGCTTGCGCGAAGGCGCCAAGCTGGTGACCTTCAGCATCCAGGACACCGGCGGCACCGCCAAAAGCATGGCCCGGGGCATCGAGGTTGTCAATGGCCTGCTGCCCGAGGCCAACGCGGTCAAGCGCGAGCCGGTACCCGCCAGCCACCTCATCGTGGGCCTGCAGTGCGGCGGCTCGGACGGCTACTCCGGCATCAGCGCAAACCCCGGCTTGGGCGCGGCGGTAGACCTGCTGGTGCGCCATGGCGGCACGGCCGTCTTGTCTGAAACGCCCGAAATTTATGGCGGCGAACACCTGCTGCTGCAGCGCGCGGTGTCGCAAGCCGTGGCCGACAAGCTCGAAGCCCGCTTGCAGTGGTGGACCGATTACTGCGCCCGCCACCACGCGGAGATGGACAACAACCCCTCCGCTGGCAACAAAGCAGGCGGCCTCACCACCATCCTTGAAAAGTCTTTGGGCGCCATTGCCAAGGGCGGCACCACACCCATGGTCGATGTGTACGAATACGCCCAGCCCATCACGGCACGAGGCTTCGTCTACATGGACACACCGGGCTACGACCCCGTGTCCGCCACCGGACAGGTGGCGGGTGGTGCGAATCTGATTTGCTTTACCACCGGCCGGGGCTCGGCCTACGGCTGCGCACCTTCGCCCTCGCTCAAGCTGGCCACCAACAACGCGCTGTGGGCCAAGCAGGAAGAAGACATGGACATCAACTGCGGCACAGTGATCGACGGCAGTGAGACCGTGGAGCAGTTGGGCGAACGCATTTTTCAGGAGATGCTGGCCGCAGCCTCGGGCCGCAAGACCAAGAGCGAGCTGCATGGCTACGGCCAGAACGAATTTGTACCCTGGGCGCTAGGCGCCGTGATGTAA